In Aegilops tauschii subsp. strangulata cultivar AL8/78 chromosome 3, Aet v6.0, whole genome shotgun sequence, one genomic interval encodes:
- the LOC141042750 gene encoding uncharacterized protein, producing MADDDKTKQLAEYSGAAKVIAAPASSSYPQFDRENFGVWKALMECGLRANELWDAVDPGGDAFKKEGAEHRKDRQAASAIYSVMPMDVLQHLIAKETAKEVWDTLKLMFEGHTRVKQANLQTLLRNYETLVMGDDESVDAFASRVATLVNRIRALGENLTEASVVRRFLRAAPPRYLQIVTAIEQCVDLATLSIDDLVGRYKAHDERMRYSLGDGRNDELVMLTKAQWDALEKQGGSRSSSKKKGKQRSVRKNFADSDDDSEDEAAPPPRRKFDIRKVRCYNCGLLGHFKADCEEAPKQKALMAQQGDDGDMMLMTELVDEEDPVLRVPAKEIVALVEEKVHLHDHDSETRVDTTDVGGDSETYDDVMGIIANFAGAEAAIAACARPWRSSIRVTRPEKSKTYAAPEVHEETTDKSATVVTCVESNDTGDTSSSTSVRMDLGISSGSLLMSSSASMKKHGAEITSWLEGDGRGSVACNPGTGAPGERITGSSPRYSAINVRRSGPTDGTHVGTEPETGEDPAGRGSSDQQQGRIPLGRGPRKCCSIKEGQGSRGDVPHVSYMVAPESFPRGKDAAVVSLGGQPASKSATLHVSPEASVSGGSRLLAELYVEEDATSAPTLPPKALEERAPSPAPIHLQPVLHPYLENTLRTLDPVKVKRSGRRCLVSPEEPMEFADANTKKCWRHAMEEELGSIHDNNTWELVDLSNNEKAIELKWKFKVRKDVEGCMNHKVRFVAKEYVQEESMDFEEVFVLITKMESVRLLIALAAQESWKIHHMDVNSAFLNGEIEGDVYVNQPPGFIKEGEEHKVLKLHKILYGLWQGPREWNIKLDRTLIFLGFEKAPLEHAMYKRGEGRDRLLVGIYVDDLLITGADEEVIAKFKLQMKEIFKRDDLGLLSFYPRIEVHQKTEEITLCQEAYTRKILENCGMKGCNLIEASMKPRLELSKKSKAPAVDAIEYIAAATAMCQGVWLGRLHGDLMDRDPEQVVLNVDGKSTTFLREEPVRHDRSKHIDTVYHYIKDCVEEGKMKVNYVCTDDQMADILTKSLDREKILEMRRRIGVRAMT from the coding sequence ATGGCGGACGACGATAAGACCAAGCAGCTGGCGGAGTACTCCGGTGCGGCTAAAGTAATTGCTGCTCCGGCGAGTTCGTCGTATCCACAGTTTGATCGCGAGAACTTCGGGGTCTGGAAGGCCCTCATGGAGTGTGGTCTCCGCGCCAACGAGCTATGGGACGCGGTGGATCCCGGAGGCGACGCGTTCAAGAAGGAGGGAGCCGAGCACCGGAAGGATCGGCAGGCAGCGTCGGCGATTTACTCGGTGATGCCGATGGATGTCCTCCAACACCTGATCGCCAAAGAAACGGCGAAGGAGGTGTGGGATACCTTGAAGCTCATGTTCGAGGGACACACCCGTGTCAAGCAAGCCAATCTCCAAACTCTCCTAAGGAACTACGAGACTTTGGTCATGGGCGATGATGAGTCTGTGGATGCGTTCGCTTCACGGGTGGCTACTCTCGTCAATCGGATTCGCGCGCTTGGAGAGAACCTCACGGAGGCCTCGGTTGTCCGGCGGTTCTTGCGCGCGGCCCCTCCCCGGTACCTGCAAATTGTTACGGCGATCGAGCAGTGCGTCGATCTCGCGACTCTCTCCATCGACGATCTCGTCGGACGGTACAAGGCTCACGACGAGCGGATGCGGTACAGTCTTGGGGACGGGAGGAACGACGAGCTTGTGATGCTCACGAAGGCACAGTGGGACGCTCTAGAAAAGCAAGGCGGATCCAGGAGCAgcagcaagaagaaggggaaGCAGCGTTCGGTGAGAAAGAACTTCGCCGACTCGGACGACGACTCGGAGGATGAGGCTGCACCACCACCAAGGAGAAAGTTTGACATCAGGAAAGTGAGGTGTTATAACTGTGGCCTCCTTGGCCACTTCAAGGCTGACTGCGAGGAAGCACCGAAGCAGAAGGCGCTCATGGCCCAGCAAGGTGACGATGGTGACATGATGTTGATGACTGAACTCGTGGACGAGGAGGATCCAGTTCTTCGAGTGCCGGCTAAAGAAATTGTCGCGCTCGTGGAAGAAAAagttcatcttcatgatcatgatTCGGAAACTCGTGTCGATACTACAGATGTGGGGGGTGATTCCGAAACTTACGACGATGTCATGGGCATAATTGCTAACTTTGCTGGAGCGGAAGCAGCGATTGCTGCATGCGCTCGGCCATGGAGAAGCAGTATCCGTGTGACGCGTCCAGAAAAATCAAAGACGTACGCCGCGCCGGAAGTCCACGAAGAAACAACAGACAAAAGTGCAACTGTTGTAACTTGTGTCGAAAGTAATGACACTGGGGATACGTCTTCTAGCACGAGCGTGAGGATGGACCTGGGTATATCGAGTGGATCCCTGTTGATGAGCTCTAGCGCAAGCATGAAGAAGCATGGAGCAGAGATCACGTCGTGGCTCGAAGGCGATGGGCGCGGTAGCGTTGCATGCAACCCAGGAACGGGCGCACCAGGCGAGCGCATAACAGGCTCGTCGCCTCGTTACTCAGCCATCAATGTTCGACGCAGTGGTCCAACTGATGGAACACACGTGGGAACCGAGCCAGAAACCGGAGAAGACCCGGCTGGACGTGGTTCAAGTGACCAGCAGCAGGGACGCATCCCACTTGGGCGTGGTCCAAGAAAATGCTGTAGCATTAAGGAAGGACAGGGCTCACGTGGGGATGTGCCTCATGTTTCATACATGGTGGCACCTGAAAGTTTTCCAAGGGGAAAAGATGCAGCGGTAGTATCACTTGGTGGCCAACCAGCAAGCAAGTCTGCTACTCTACATGTCAGCCCAGAAGCGAGCGTCAGTGGTGGCTCGCGGTTGCTAGCAGAGTTGTACGTGGAAGAAGATGCCACTTCGGCACCTACATTGCCTCCAAAAGCACTGGAGGAAAGGGCACCATCACCTGCACCAATACATCTACAGCCAGTGTTACACCCATATCTGGAGAATACTCTTCGGACGCTTGACCCGGTAAAGGTGAAAAGGAGTGGGCGACGGTGTCTAGTAAGCCCTGAGGAACCGATGGAATTTGCGGACGCAAATACAAAGAAGTGTTGGCGTCATGCtatggaagaagagttggggTCGATCCATGACAATAATACATGGGAGCTTGTGGATCTTTCCAACAATGAAAAGGCGATAGAGCTCAAGTGGAAATTTAAGGTCAGGAAAGATGTTGAAGGGTGCATGAACCACAAAGTGAGGTTTGTGGCCAAAGAGTATGTGCAAGAGGAAAGTATGGACTTCGAAGAAGTGTTCGTTCTCATTACAAAGATGGAGTCGGTGAGATTACTCATCGCTCTCGCGGCTCAGGAATCATGGAAGATACATCACATGGATGTAAACTCCGCGTTTTTGAACGGCGAGATAGAAGGAGATGTGTATGTGAATCAACCGCCGGGTTTCATCAAAGAGGGAGAAGAGCACAAGGTACTGAAGTTACACAAAATCTTGTATGGGCTATGGCAAGGACCTCGGGAGTGGAACATCAAACTTGATCGGACATTGATTTTTCTTGGATTTGAGAAAGCCCCACTAGAGCATGCAATGTACAAGAGAGGTGAAGGAAGGGATCGTCTACTAGTTGGCATCTACGTCGACGACCTATTGATTACTGGAGCAGATGAAGAGGTGATTGCAAAGTTCAAGTTACAAATGAAGGAGATTTTCAAGAGGGATGATCTAGGTCTTTTGAGCTTCTACCCCAGGATAGAGGTACATCAAAAGACAGAGGAGATCACACTATGCCAGGAGGCATACACAAGGAAGATACTTGAAAACTGTGGCATGAAAGGTTGCAATCTAATTGAAGCTTCAATGAAACCTCGTCTTGAACTGAGCAAGAAGAGTAAAGCACCCGCAGTTGATGCAATAGAGTATATTGCAGCTGCCACTGCGATGTGTCAAGGTGTGTGGCTAGGAAGGCTGCACGGTGATCTCATGGATCGAGATCCGGAACAAGTGGTGCTCAATGTTGATGGAAAGTCTACAACTTTTCTACGCGAAGAACCAGTGCGGCATGATAGGAGCAAGCACATTGATACGGTGTATCACTACATAAAGGACTGCGTGGAAGAAGGTAAGATGAAGGTCAACTACGTTTGCACCGATGATCAGATGGCGGATATCCTGACCAAGAGTTTGGACCGAGAGAAGATCTTGGAGATGAGAAGAAGAATCGGCGTCAGAGCTATGACATGA